In a single window of the Necator americanus strain Aroian chromosome X, whole genome shotgun sequence genome:
- a CDS encoding hypothetical protein (NECATOR_CHRX.G21876.T1), whose product MLLRGLRTCADRVSKSRTTNLDRISKTTKKLLERKRSLSFDPIASHTERLVANTSCRNALHEDLPKYRQKMILEATQRRTSLKKCRSDLCEYNVPLAALMSKDETRTSSRREMEIITERFYSNLFRSSTLVSNPIICTGEAPPRILPSEVRVATKNRKSGTAPGPVFISVDSYLQKERITKWWKTSRTVLIHKKGDREDLRNYRPICLLSVLYKVFTKIILTRISRTLDEAQPQEQAGFRQGFSCIDHIQTVSRVWIAEVSREYRLPLF is encoded by the coding sequence atgctgctcagaggattacgaacTTGTGCTGATCGTGTTTCGAAGTcacgcacgacaaacttggaccgaatttcgaagaccaccaagaaattgttggaaagaaaaaggtcTTTGAGTTTCGATCCGATTGCATCGCACactgagcggttagtagcaaacaccaGCTGTAGAAATGCGTTGCATGAAGATCTTccgaaatacaggcagaaaatgattctggaagcaacacaaagaagaacgagtttaaagaagtgccgcagcgatctctgcgaatataatgttccgctagcagccttgatGAGCAAAGACgagactcgcacgtcttctcgtcgtgagatggaaatcattacggagaggttctactcgaaccttttccgttcatcaactcttGTGTCAAACCCGATCATCtgcactggtgaagctccaccacggattcttccttcggaagtacgagttgCTACCAAAAACAGGAAATCTGGTACGGCTCCCGGGCCTGTTTTTATATCAGTAGactcctaccttcagaaagaaaggatcacAAAGtggtggaagacctcgcgaaccgttcttatccataagaaaggtgaccgagaggaccttcggaactaccgtccgatatgcttgctgagcgtgttatacaaagtattcacaaagatcatcctcacgcgcatatctaggacgctggatgaagcgcagcctcaagaacaagctggattccgtcaggggttcagtTGCAtagaccacatccagaccgtgtcgagggtctgGATTGCAGAGGTTAGCAGGGAATACCGCCTCCCCTTGTTCTAA
- a CDS encoding hypothetical protein (NECATOR_CHRX.G21877.T1), with protein MSLKKCRRDLREYNIPIGTLLSEDGTRTSSRREMEIITERFYSNLFRSSTPLSNPIIPTGEASPRILPSEVRDAIKSMKPGTAPGPDLISADFLRAGGHPLHVILAAHMTSYL; from the coding sequence atgagtctaaagaagtgccgcagggatctccgcgaatataatattccgataggaaccttgctgagcgaagacgggactcgcacatcttctcgtcgtgagatggaaatcataacggaaaggttctactcgaaccttttccgttcatcaactcctctgTCAaacccgatcatccccactggtgaagcttcaccacggattctcccttcggaagtacgagacgctatcaagagcatgaaacctggcacagcccccggacctgatttaatatcagcagactttcttcgggctggtggccatccgcttcatgtaatcttagcagcgcacatgacatcctacctttaG
- a CDS encoding hypothetical protein (NECATOR_CHRX.G21874.T2), whose translation MKLNELNKARKGVGLRINRKKMQFMMDAYCEDEGVQLEGSQIVETSSYVYLERSMNMENELKEELNRKMRAASSAFVPSGKLRSN comes from the coding sequence atgAAACTGAACGAATTGAACAAGGCAAGGAAGGGtgtaggactgcgaataaacagaaagaagatgCAGTTCATGATggacgcctactgcgaggacgaaggagtacaacttgaaggctcccaaatcgtggaaacttcgtcatacgtatacctcgaacgttctatgaacatggaaaacgagttgaaggaagaactgaatagaaaaatgagagcagcaagttcagcattcgttccgtcAGGGAAACTACGGAGCAACTGa
- a CDS encoding hypothetical protein (NECATOR_CHRX.G21875.T1) has translation MNDGRLVIRGEKVPSQNVGGVGFAVHPSFVHLVGAGGSDPQREVFYKFVVRDFNAKLGKATEEEYRNGRFGLGDRNENGNSLSGLLSAGYLSHGNSLFMKKDHRRWARKSPNGATRAEIDHILINRRWCLLDVLVVPPFCSGSDHRLPRATIRLSHTMEKNICYRERKRKEVVYDDYALEDSLSQGDWHM, from the exons atgaatgacggtagactcgtcattcgtggagagaaggttccgtcgcaaaatgtaggcggtgttggttttgctGTGCACCCATCtttcgtccatcttgtcg gagctggaggaagtgatccgcaacgagaagtcttctacaaattcgttgtcagAGACTTCAatgcaaaactaggaaaggctacagaagaggaatacaggaacggaagatttggactaggggaccggaacgaaAATGGCAATAGTCTTTCCGGGTTGTTGTCCGCCGGTTACCTCtctcatgggaactctcttttcatgaagaaagatcatcgtcggtgggcACGgaaatcgcccaatggcgcgactcgtgcggagatcgaccacatactcatcaaccggaggtggtgtctacttgacgtcttaGTAGTACCacccttttgtagtggttctgatcaccgtctccctCGTGCGacaatacgacttagccacacgatggaaaagaacatctgctatcgggaacgaaagagaaaagaagtcgtctacgacgattacgcactcgaggactccttatctcaaggtgactggcacatgtGA
- a CDS encoding hypothetical protein (NECATOR_CHRX.G21878.T2): MYLPDILIALQSSPRVLNKDNQNLTLASPSADFRTYSLICTCHFSVTMVARAFRPDAHWRALKGILPPESRNISSLDELEDGPTMQGRDAKMFPDTGTLAIAQVGTDTRPTTALLARRINSGNFAIKDEWKTNARGRQLIENNVFFPERTLFSTDEEREEYRVAEEQISDVTAEAVVIMFRVRRLAIICMSLTRHSSTRHPNWGSSLFTSRSAI, encoded by the exons ATGTATCTGCCGGACATTCTTATTGCATTACAATCTTCCCCGAGAGTATTAAACAAGGACAATCAAAACCTCACCTTGGCTTCCCCTTCCGCAGACTTCCGCACCTACAGCCTGATCTGCACTTGCCATTTTTCCGTCACCATGGTAGCTCGTGCATTCCG GCCTGATGCCCATTGGCGTGCCTTAAAAGGGATACTTCCACCTGAAAGCAGAAATATCTCTTCCCTAGACGAGTTGGAAGATGGCCCAACGATGCAAGGTCGAGATGCGAAGATGTTTCCCGACACAGGTACACTAGCGATTGCACAGGTGGGAACCGATACGCGACCTACTACTGCTCTATTGGCTCGTCGGATCAACAGTGGTAATTTCGCCATCAAAGACGAATGGAAGACGAATGCCCGCGGAAGACAGCTGATCGAAAACAACGTCTTCTTTCCGGAGCGAACGCTATTCTCAACTGATGAGGAACGCGAGGAGTACCGGGTTGCAGAGGAGCAAATTTCCGACGTGACAGCGGAAGCGGTCGTAATCATGTTTCGCGTGCGACGACTCGCTATCATCTGTATGTCACTAACGCGTCATTCCTCAACGCGACATCCAAATTGGGGATCCTCATTGTTTACCTCCCGGAGTGCCATATGA
- a CDS encoding hypothetical protein (NECATOR_CHRX.G21874.T1), with product MNEFLLECAIFLDDDDNAEVPFLNEMRQKSPILIRKWIVVLITVSLVRQYDLATRWKRTSAIGNEREKKSSTTITHSRTPYLKVTGTCEDPNVDYEMLLRGLRTCADRVSKSRTTNLDRISKTTKKLLERKRSLSFDPIASHTERLVANTSCRNALHEDLPKYRQKMILEATQRRTSLKKCRSDLCEYNVPLAALMSKDETRTSSRREMEIITERFYSNLFRSSTLVSNPIICTGEAPPRILPSEVRVATKNRKSGTAPGPVFISVDSYLQKERITKWWKTSRTVLIHKKGDREDLRNYRPICLLSVLYKVFTKIILTRISRTLDEAQPQEQAGFRQGFSCIDHIQTVSRVWIAEFMMDAYCEDEGVQLEGSQIVETSSYVYLERSMNMENELKEELNRKMRAASSAFVPSGKLRSN from the exons tggttctgatcaccgtctccctCGTGCGacaatacgacttagccacacgatggaaaagaacatctgctatcgggaacgaaagagaaaagaagtcgtctacgacgattacgcactcgaggactccttatctcaaggtgactggcacatgtGAGGACCCAAATGTGGACTACGaaatgctgctcagaggattacgaacTTGTGCTGATCGTGTTTCGAAGTcacgcacgacaaacttggaccgaatttcgaagaccaccaagaaattgttggaaagaaaaaggtcTTTGAGTTTCGATCCGATTGCATCGCACactgagcggttagtagcaaacaccaGCTGTAGAAATGCGTTGCATGAAGATCTTccgaaatacaggcagaaaatgattctggaagcaacacaaagaagaacgagtttaaagaagtgccgcagcgatctctgcgaatataatgttccgctagcagccttgatGAGCAAAGACgagactcgcacgtcttctcgtcgtgagatggaaatcattacggagaggttctactcgaaccttttccgttcatcaactcttGTGTCAAACCCGATCATCtgcactggtgaagctccaccacggattcttccttcggaagtacgagttgCTACCAAAAACAGGAAATCTGGTACGGCTCCCGGGCCTGTTTTTATATCAGTAGactcctaccttcagaaagaaaggatcacAAAGtggtggaagacctcgcgaaccgttcttatccataagaaaggtgaccgagaggaccttcggaactaccgtccgatatgcttgctgagcgtgttatacaaagtattcacaaagatcatcctcacgcgcatatctaggacgctggatgaagcgcagcctcaagaacaagctggattccgtcaggggttcagtTGCAtagaccacatccagaccgtgtcgagggtctgGATTGCAGAG TTCATGATggacgcctactgcgaggacgaaggagtacaacttgaaggctcccaaatcgtggaaacttcgtcatacgtatacctcgaacgttctatgaacatggaaaacgagttgaaggaagaactgaatagaaaaatgagagcagcaagttcagcattcgttccgtcAGGGAAACTACGGAGCAACTGa
- a CDS encoding hypothetical protein (NECATOR_CHRX.G21878.T1), which yields MYLPDILIALQSSPRVLNKDNQNLTLASPSADFRTYSLICTCHFSVTMVARAFRPDAHWRALKGILPPESRNISSLDELEDGPTMQGRDAKMFPDTGTLAIAQVGTDTRPTTALLARRINSGNFAIKDEWKTNARGRQLIENNVFFPERTLFSTDEEREEYRVAEEQISDVTAEAVVIMFRVRRLAIISNRNESLEDEEHGRRPVVVDNQTLLAAIEEYHTQTVRLIASTWDASKIPSIVTVIIAPEESTRRITAVVAVPSKGSRAQGVKFFSQLSTVLLCRRCQLSNIMLIIC from the exons ATGTATCTGCCGGACATTCTTATTGCATTACAATCTTCCCCGAGAGTATTAAACAAGGACAATCAAAACCTCACCTTGGCTTCCCCTTCCGCAGACTTCCGCACCTACAGCCTGATCTGCACTTGCCATTTTTCCGTCACCATGGTAGCTCGTGCATTCCG GCCTGATGCCCATTGGCGTGCCTTAAAAGGGATACTTCCACCTGAAAGCAGAAATATCTCTTCCCTAGACGAGTTGGAAGATGGCCCAACGATGCAAGGTCGAGATGCGAAGATGTTTCCCGACACAGGTACACTAGCGATTGCACAGGTGGGAACCGATACGCGACCTACTACTGCTCTATTGGCTCGTCGGATCAACAGTGGTAATTTCGCCATCAAAGACGAATGGAAGACGAATGCCCGCGGAAGACAGCTGATCGAAAACAACGTCTTCTTTCCGGAGCGAACGCTATTCTCAACTGATGAGGAACGCGAGGAGTACCGGGTTGCAGAGGAGCAAATTTCCGACGTGACAGCGGAAGCGGTCGTAATCATGTTTCGCGTGCGACGACTCGCTATCATCT CTAACAGAAACGAATCCCTCGAAGACGAAGAACACGGTAGGCGCCCAGTCGTCGTCGATAACCAAACGCTGCTAGCCGCAATCGAGGAGTATCACACTCAGACTGTTCGCTTAATTGCGAGTACTTGGGATGCTTCAAAGATACCATCTATCGTCACCGTAATAATC gCACCGGAGGAATCGACGCGGCGCATAACGGCGGTCGTTGCAGTGCCGAGTAAAGGAAGCAGAGCGCAAGGAGTGAAGTTCTTCTCACAACTTAGTACCGTTCTTCTCTGTAGACGATGTCAGCTATCCAATATTATGCTGATAATATGTTGA